From the genome of Colias croceus chromosome 9, ilColCroc2.1, one region includes:
- the LOC123694592 gene encoding uncharacterized protein LOC123694592, protein MADVEVTGELSFDIRILNVDKVKDTFKTVIDIGGKGNSSDGEYTDENVSDNENKVEGIIRANELRVTAPAMMECVYQYPEKEQFDAVLSDMMNQLTKIFVRAQDVIREESRRDPTRFRVVNKLDSSFFEKAFTQMSDEFRQFYNTTVPMYNRAADPCDNQEQIKEVWQKLLEHSQKTLERAGLLCVDEFLRTKSRADDSLAKQKLDQLAKRELSKTRLNLLDRLCDDFQMCYNELI, encoded by the exons ATGGCAGATGTGGAAGTTACTGGCGAATTGTCTTTCGATATACGGATATTAAACGTGGATAAAGTTAAGGATACCTTTAAAACGGTAATAGATATCGGTGGCAAGGGAAACAGTTCAGATGGGGAATATACGGATGAAAATGTATCggataatgaaaataaagttgaaGGAATTATAAGAGCGAATGAGTTAAGAGTTACGGCCCCGGCGATGATGGAGTGTGTGTATCAGTATCCGGAAAAAGAGCAGTTCGACGCTGTTCTGAGTGATATGATGAACCAATTGACGAAg ATTTTCGTCCGAGCGCAAGATGTCATAAGAGAAGAGTCTCGGCGTGACCCGACCCGGTTCCGCGTCGTCAACAAACTGGATTCCAGCTTCTTTGAAAAGGCCTTTACGCAAATGTCCGACGAATTCAG ACAGTTCTACAACACTACAGTACCAATGTACAACCGCGCAGCCGACCCGTGTGACAACCAAGAACAAATCAAGGAGGTATGGCAGAAGCTTCTAGAACACTCGCAGAAGACCCTGGAACGAGCTGGTCTGCTCTGCGTAGATGAGTTCCTTCGTACCAAGAGTCGAGCTGATGACTCGCTTGCGAAACAGAAGTTAGACCAACTGGCTAAGAGGGAACTTTCCAAGACACGATTGAATCTACTGGACAGACTCTGCGATGACTTTCAGATGTGTTACAATGAACTTATATAG